GCTCTGCGTAAATCTTTGTGTGGAGCATCTAATATGGTTTGCGTGTTGGTAATATCATGAATGGTGGTCATCGAGCCGTGCTTGATACCAATTTTATCATGGATAACTTTCACCACCGGCGCTAAACAATTGGTCGTACACGAGGCGGCGGTAACAATTGGGTGAATATTTTTATCAAACAGTTGATCATTTACACCCATAACTATGTTCAAGACGCCTTCTTCTTTCACCGGCGCAGTAACAACAACGCGTTTCACGCCTTGCTCTAGGTAAGCTTCGAGCAACGCTTTCGTTTTAATTTTGCCTGAAGCTTCAATAACAAGATCGCATTTCGACCAATCAGTATCTTGAGTTGCAGTATTTTGGGTACAAGGAATTTCTTTGCCATTTATGACGATGGCATCGTTATGATGAGTTGCTTCATGATGCCAACGACCGTGCACCGAATCGAAGGTTAGTAGATGAGCCAGTGTTTTAGCATCACCAGCTGGGTCGTTAATATGAACAATTTCAATATCGTCCCAATCAAACGCCGCACGCATCGATAATCGTCCCATTCGGCCAAAGCCATTGATACCAATTTTAATTGTCATTAGTGTGTCCTAATATGAAGATAATCATTATAAATAAGAGTTGAAATAGTTTAGTTGTACTGGGTGCTTCAGCGCTTTTGGACGCAAATGCTGCACTTGTTCAATGGCCCTTTCGCCTGACCAACCATACGCTAATAGAATGAGTCCTATGACTAAGCCCGTTCTCCCTGAACCTCCCTTGCAATGCACGGCAATTGTGCCTTTATTATTTATCACTGCCAAAATATTTTCTTGTTGAGCGCGCCATTGAGACTCAAATGCCTCATCAGGCCCTGCCTCATCTGAAATGGGTAACTGAAGCCAGTCAATGCCTTGCTCCGCGCACTCATCAGGTAGCCTAAGTGCACCGAGTTTTTCCATTTCTTCGTCAAACATTACAGTTAACAGCATATCTGTGCCTGCTTGTTTTAATGTCGAAATGGCTTCAACAAGTGTTGTCTCCTTTGTCCCAGGACAAGGCGTGAAAATGAGCTTAGCACCATTGTCGAGAGCTAAAATATCGTATGGAT
This window of the Thalassotalea atypica genome carries:
- a CDS encoding ArsJ-associated glyceraldehyde-3-phosphate dehydrogenase, coding for MTIKIGINGFGRMGRLSMRAAFDWDDIEIVHINDPAGDAKTLAHLLTFDSVHGRWHHEATHHNDAIVINGKEIPCTQNTATQDTDWSKCDLVIEASGKIKTKALLEAYLEQGVKRVVVTAPVKEEGVLNIVMGVNDQLFDKNIHPIVTAASCTTNCLAPVVKVIHDKIGIKHGSMTTIHDITNTQTILDAPHKDLRRARACGMSLIPTTTGSATAITHIFPELKGKLNGHAIRIPLANASITDCVFEVAQGTTVEEVNQLLQQASENELKDILGFEERPLVSIDYKTDPRSSIIDALSTMVVNDTQVKLYVWYDNEWGYANRTAELALKVGLADKE
- a CDS encoding phosphatase domain-containing protein, encoding MQLHPYDILALDNGAKLIFTPCPGTKETTLVEAISTLKQAGTDMLLTVMFDEEMEKLGALRLPDECAEQGIDWLQLPISDEAGPDEAFESQWRAQQENILAVINNKGTIAVHCKGGSGRTGLVIGLILLAYGWSGERAIEQVQHLRPKALKHPVQLNYFNSYL